Genomic DNA from Flavobacterium sp. N502540:
CCCTTTAGTTATGAAGAGTTTTTAAGAGCTTCCAGCAAAGTTTTACAATTAACAGAAGAGGCCTCCGGTCAATTTCAGTCCATTACGGCAGATGATGATGATTTTATTTTTCTGAAAGTAGAATACCAGTGGGTTCGAATTTCATTAAAAGACATCTTGTATATCGAAAGTCTCAAAGATTATGTGAAAGTACATCTTGAAAATTCCCCAAAAGGATTAATGTCTTTGATTTCTTTAAAAGCGCTCGAAGAAAAACTACCCTCCCTAAAATTTATGCGAATCAATCGCTCCTTTATTGTTGCACTGGACAAAATAAACTCCATCAGTAAAAATTCAATATTCATTAATAAAACCGAGATCACGGTTGGTGAACAATACAAAGAAACCTTTAAAACCATTGTAGACAAATGGTTGAAATAGAATTTAAAAAATAATATAATGCAAAAAAGATCAAACAAATATTACCTGACTTTAAGCTTAAAAGAATACGCAAACGGCGAAACAGAACCCGCAAAAGAACTTGGAATAGAATTCGACAATCATGATGAAATATTTGATATCATCGAAAAAATAAAGGCTAAAAACCTGTTTGAAAATCCACACGAAGCTACCCAATTTGCACTTGGTCTCAAATTGTTCAGTGAAATAAAACTGAAACACCGCAACAATCCTCTTTTTGAGGAATTAAATGAAGTCTTTCCGGTTTTCATGAAAAAACTAAAAAGTTTATAATTATAAGCTGCTCTCTATGTAATTTATTTTAACACCTAGAAACATAGGCTCTGTATCTATAAAAAAGGCTGAAACGTTATTGTTTCAGCCTTTTTTATACAAAACTAAAGAATCAGTTAATTACAGTTCTCCATTTCGATAATCGAAAATCCCTGTTTAAGAATCTGACTTTGCACAGTCTCAGGAGCCTTGTCAATATGACAAAATTTGCATTCCTTTGAGGTCAGCGGTTGCCCATCCTGTGCTACTGTTTTAAGATACTTTTTGCCATATTCAAAAATCTGGTTTTCATCGACAGTACGTTCGTCAACCAGAATATCAAAATGCATTACTGTTCCGTCTTTTCGGGTTACATAGGTATCCCATACTGCTATCTTCATGCGATTTACATTTTACATTTCACGTCTCACAGTGAATCTATCCAATTACATCTGCTATAGAAGCGCCAAAATTAATATGAAGCACATTTCCGTTTGGCGTTACCAAAGCCGGAACCGATTGCAATCCTGCTTTTTGAGCCTCTGCAATTCTGAATTTATCGACACCCAGATGGACAACTTCAACCTCAGCAGGGTTAATTAAACTTAAAATATCCTGTTCTGCACTAATACAAACCGGACAGCCGGCATGATAAAAAATTGATTTACTCATTTTAATTTGTTTTTAATTTGACTTTATTGTCCGTACAAAATTACTTCGATTCAGGATCTGCCAAATAATCCAGTTTTTTCATTTATTGCTCTAATCTGGTCCAGTTTACCTCCAAACTGGACTATTACTTATACTAAAAACTGGATCTTTTAAGTACGTCAGCTTACCGCTAATTTTGCCGCATGAAAGAAGATATTATTTTCAATTTAAAACAGGTTCATCAACGCATGGAGAATGCCTGCAAAAGTTCCGGCAGAAATGTATCAGATGTGAAACTGTTACTGGCTACTAAAACCGTTTCAGTAGCAGACATTCAAATTGCGATCGATGCGGGAGAGACACTCATTGGCGAAAATAAAATGCAGGAACTCCGTGATAAAAATCCGGAACTAAAAGATTTAAAAATCGAACGACATTTTATTGGCCATCTTCAAACCAATAAAGTCAAAGACGTTCTTAAGTACGTTACTTGTATTCAATCTCTCGACAGACTAAGCTTGGCCAATGAATTAGACAAGCAATTGCAAAAAGAAGGACGGACACTGGAGGTTTTTATACAAGTAAACACTTCATTTGAAGAAAGTAAATTCGGACTGCCACCGACAGAAGTACTTTCATTTATTCAAAAGATAAAACGTTACGAAACTCTTAAAATTAAAGGACTAATGACTATTGGATTGCTGGATGTCGAAAAAGAAAAAATGCGTCCGTCTTTACGTTTGCTCCGAAAAACAAGAGATGAAATTTACGCGGCCGAAATTGAAGGCATCCCTAATTTACAACTT
This window encodes:
- a CDS encoding LytR/AlgR family response regulator transcription factor, giving the protein MIVLKCIAVDDEPLALKLVETFIEQTPFLQLVQSCDNAIEAMSLIREQQPDIIFLDINMPNLSGMELARLLQEQQGTLPKIIFTTAYNHYAIEGYRVNAVDYLLKPFSYEEFLRASSKVLQLTEEASGQFQSITADDDDFIFLKVEYQWVRISLKDILYIESLKDYVKVHLENSPKGLMSLISLKALEEKLPSLKFMRINRSFIVALDKINSISKNSIFINKTEITVGEQYKETFKTIVDKWLK
- a CDS encoding DUF3861 domain-containing protein; the protein is MQKRSNKYYLTLSLKEYANGETEPAKELGIEFDNHDEIFDIIEKIKAKNLFENPHEATQFALGLKLFSEIKLKHRNNPLFEELNEVFPVFMKKLKSL
- a CDS encoding DUF2024 family protein; amino-acid sequence: MKIAVWDTYVTRKDGTVMHFDILVDERTVDENQIFEYGKKYLKTVAQDGQPLTSKECKFCHIDKAPETVQSQILKQGFSIIEMENCN
- a CDS encoding thioredoxin family protein encodes the protein MSKSIFYHAGCPVCISAEQDILSLINPAEVEVVHLGVDKFRIAEAQKAGLQSVPALVTPNGNVLHINFGASIADVIG
- a CDS encoding YggS family pyridoxal phosphate-dependent enzyme; translated protein: MKEDIIFNLKQVHQRMENACKSSGRNVSDVKLLLATKTVSVADIQIAIDAGETLIGENKMQELRDKNPELKDLKIERHFIGHLQTNKVKDVLKYVTCIQSLDRLSLANELDKQLQKEGRTLEVFIQVNTSFEESKFGLPPTEVLSFIQKIKRYETLKIKGLMTIGLLDVEKEKMRPSLRLLRKTRDEIYAAEIEGIPNLQLSMGMSQDLELAIAEGSNLIRIGTSIFGNRFLGKEIWNENIAE